Proteins encoded together in one Janthinobacterium tructae window:
- the glp gene encoding gephyrin-like molybdotransferase Glp has translation MSDPTAPRMLSVAEAQAFMLGAARPVAEVELVDTMRANGRVLATAQTSTLNVPERDNTQMDGYAVRASDCASGAAILPVSQRIAAGHVGLPLQPGTAARIFTGALLPDGADCVVMQEQCTLLDGVVTVNHVPHAGEWVRRQGEDIRAGGVILGAGRRLRSQEMGLAASVGLAQVPVLRKLRVAVFFTGDELAMPGQPLAPGAVYNSNRFTLRGLLENLGCEITDLGIVPDSLEATKTVLRQAAQGNDLIITSGGVSVGEEDHIKPAVEAEGRLNMWQIAVKPGKPLAFGEVQEAFFIGLPGNPVSSFVTFLLFVRPFILRLQGVTGKLAPRSYQLPAAFERLKADKRNEFLRAKVNDDGELELFANQSSGVLTSTVWGDGLIDCPPGLSIARGDMLRFIPFNELLY, from the coding sequence ATGAGCGATCCGACTGCACCACGCATGCTTTCGGTGGCCGAGGCGCAAGCCTTCATGCTGGGCGCGGCGCGTCCGGTGGCCGAAGTCGAGCTGGTCGACACCATGCGCGCCAACGGCCGCGTGCTGGCCACGGCGCAGACGTCGACCCTGAACGTGCCCGAGCGCGACAACACGCAGATGGATGGCTATGCCGTGCGCGCCAGTGACTGCGCCAGCGGCGCGGCCATCCTGCCCGTGTCGCAGCGCATCGCGGCCGGCCACGTGGGCCTGCCATTGCAGCCGGGGACGGCGGCGCGCATCTTTACCGGCGCGCTGCTGCCGGACGGCGCCGATTGCGTGGTGATGCAGGAGCAGTGCACCTTGCTGGACGGCGTGGTGACGGTGAACCACGTGCCGCATGCGGGCGAATGGGTGCGCCGCCAGGGCGAGGATATCCGCGCCGGCGGCGTTATCCTCGGTGCGGGCCGGCGCCTGCGCAGCCAGGAAATGGGCCTGGCTGCCTCCGTGGGCCTGGCGCAAGTCCCCGTGCTGCGCAAGCTGCGGGTCGCCGTCTTCTTCACGGGCGACGAGCTGGCCATGCCGGGGCAGCCATTGGCGCCGGGCGCCGTCTACAACTCGAACCGGTTTACCCTGCGGGGACTGCTGGAAAATCTCGGTTGCGAGATCACGGACCTGGGCATCGTGCCAGACAGCCTGGAAGCGACAAAAACTGTGCTGCGCCAGGCGGCCCAGGGCAATGATCTGATCATCACCTCGGGCGGCGTGTCGGTGGGCGAGGAAGACCATATCAAGCCGGCCGTGGAAGCGGAAGGGCGCTTGAACATGTGGCAGATCGCCGTCAAGCCGGGCAAACCGCTGGCGTTTGGCGAAGTGCAGGAGGCCTTCTTTATCGGCTTGCCCGGCAATCCCGTGTCCAGCTTTGTCACCTTCCTGCTGTTCGTGCGTCCGTTCATTTTGCGCCTGCAAGGCGTGACGGGCAAGCTGGCGCCGCGCAGCTACCAGCTGCCGGCCGCGTTCGAACGCCTGAAGGCGGACAAGCGCAACGAGTTCTTGCGCGCCAAGGTCAATGACGACGGCGAGCTGGAACTGTTTGCCAACCAAAGCTCGGGCGTGCTGACCTCCACCGTGTGGGGCGACGGCTTGATCGATTGCCCGCCGGGGCTGTCGATCGCGCGCGGCGACATGCTGCGTTTTATCCCGTTTAACGAATTGCTGTACTAA
- the moaD gene encoding molybdopterin converting factor subunit 1, with translation MKINLRFFASVRELVGTGQEVLEVAAPLTVGEVRTLLIARGGNWEYALAQGRALRMAHNQVMCDADTAIAEGDEVAFFPPVTGG, from the coding sequence ATGAAGATCAATCTGCGTTTTTTCGCCAGCGTGCGCGAGCTGGTGGGCACGGGCCAGGAAGTGCTGGAAGTGGCCGCGCCGCTGACGGTGGGCGAGGTAAGAACCCTGCTGATCGCCCGTGGCGGCAACTGGGAATACGCGCTGGCGCAGGGCCGCGCGCTGCGCATGGCGCATAACCAGGTGATGTGCGATGCCGATACCGCGATTGCGGAAGGCGACGAGGTGGCATTCTTCCCACCCGTGACGGGCGGCTGA
- a CDS encoding head GIN domain-containing protein codes for MKRLLKVGLSMLLLAIVLIAMSYAALRAKGISNPSSAAGRAVRSETRPISANINSIDLAGPIDLVLRRGATPSMKVSGEQRLLSNVDTTADGTTLHIGPKGMLFHHRQPLQVELVLPSLARLEVHGNGDSKITGFSGDSFILELTGSGDVSFTGRYKQVQATVNGSGDLDINAGNSDSVVLEMVGSGRIAASGNTKFLRADLSGSGDIDAEHLAADKASVSLQGSGTSTVFVRDAANLTLRGSGDIHIHGNPRQRDAQKSGSGDIIWH; via the coding sequence ATGAAACGCTTGCTCAAAGTTGGCCTGTCCATGCTCTTGCTGGCCATAGTCCTGATCGCCATGTCGTATGCGGCGCTGCGCGCCAAGGGAATCAGCAATCCCAGCAGCGCTGCCGGCCGCGCCGTGCGCAGCGAAACGCGCCCCATTTCCGCCAACATCAATAGCATCGACCTGGCCGGGCCCATCGACCTGGTGCTGCGCCGCGGCGCCACGCCATCGATGAAGGTCAGCGGCGAACAGCGTCTGCTGTCGAATGTCGACACCACGGCCGATGGCACTACCCTGCATATCGGCCCGAAAGGCATGTTGTTCCACCATCGCCAGCCACTGCAGGTGGAACTGGTGCTGCCATCGCTCGCGCGCTTGGAAGTGCACGGCAATGGCGACAGCAAGATCACGGGATTTTCCGGCGACAGTTTCATCCTGGAATTGACGGGTTCGGGCGACGTCAGCTTCACGGGACGCTACAAGCAGGTACAAGCCACCGTCAACGGCAGTGGCGACCTCGACATCAATGCCGGCAACAGCGACAGCGTGGTGCTGGAAATGGTGGGTTCCGGGCGCATCGCCGCCAGCGGCAACACGAAATTCCTGCGCGCCGACCTGAGCGGCTCAGGCGATATCGATGCCGAGCACCTGGCGGCCGACAAGGCCAGCGTCAGCCTGCAAGGCTCCGGCACGAGCACCGTCTTCGTGCGCGACGCCGCCAACCTGACCTTGCGCGGCAGCGGCGACATCCACATCCACGGCAACCCGCGCCAGCGCGATGCGCAGAAAAGCGGGTCAGGCGATATTATCTGGCATTAA
- a CDS encoding AAA family ATPase → MSLSKKPYLQSAALRHDAVVDLDHYPFTIPAIRDFVHMDFHPDVTFFVGENGSGKSTMLEALAVGLGFGKDGGTRNVRIALPSDEESGLHAHLRLSKSYKKPDDSYFLRAESFFNVATYMDDMPEYLRSYGGKSLHAQSHGEAFMATLINKLRGKGLYLLDEPEAALSPSRQMAALSVIHQLVQDDSQLIIATHSPILLAYPNAKILMFTGGGIHEVAYEDTEHYAVTRDFLNNYPRRLEQLFEEE, encoded by the coding sequence ATGTCGCTGAGTAAAAAACCGTATCTGCAAAGCGCCGCGCTGCGCCACGACGCCGTCGTCGACCTGGACCACTATCCGTTCACCATCCCCGCCATCCGCGACTTCGTGCACATGGACTTCCACCCCGATGTGACGTTTTTCGTGGGCGAGAACGGCAGCGGCAAGTCGACCATGCTCGAAGCGCTGGCCGTGGGGCTGGGCTTCGGCAAGGACGGCGGCACGCGCAATGTGCGCATCGCCCTGCCGTCGGATGAGGAATCGGGTTTGCATGCGCATCTGCGCCTGAGCAAAAGCTACAAGAAACCCGACGACAGCTATTTCCTGCGCGCCGAGAGCTTTTTCAATGTCGCCACCTACATGGACGACATGCCCGAGTACCTTCGCAGCTACGGCGGCAAGTCGCTGCACGCGCAATCGCACGGCGAAGCGTTCATGGCAACCCTGATCAACAAGCTGCGGGGCAAGGGACTGTATCTGCTGGACGAGCCCGAGGCAGCCCTCTCGCCCAGCCGCCAGATGGCGGCATTATCGGTGATCCACCAGCTGGTGCAGGACGACTCGCAGCTGATCATCGCCACGCATTCGCCTATTTTACTCGCCTATCCAAACGCAAAGATTTTGATGTTTACAGGCGGCGGCATCCACGAAGTGGCGTATGAAGATACGGAACACTATGCCGTGACGCGCGATTTCCTGAACAACTACCCGAGAAGGCTGGAGCAGCTGTTCGAGGAGGAGTGA
- a CDS encoding TIGR03862 family flavoprotein yields MTHSSSPPFHIAVIGGGPAGLMAAQAAADQGAQVELFDAMPSVGRKFLLAGRGGMNITHAEGYQAFVTRYARQAHRVKPALDQFGPQKVRDWVHGLGVETFVGSSNRVFPTDMKAAPLLRAWLHRLREAGVQFHMRHRWTGWHDGQLAFATPDGERLRSFDAVILALGGGSWARLGSDGAWVPLLQGQGVAVAALAPANCGFDVDWSEHFSSRYAGEHLATLAITAHDLDGLTVKRQGQCVITAGGIEGGLIYALSAALREQIARDGHTTIWLDLAPDHSHARVFEEVTRPRGARSMSSHLQSRLGIKGVKSGLLRECLGAADFADEARLAAAIKLLPVTLQRPRPIDEAISSAGGVAFDGVDGSMLRAMPGVFVAGEMLDWEAPTGGYLLTACLAQGKAAGEQAVSWLEGNS; encoded by the coding sequence ATGACCCATTCCAGTTCCCCTCCGTTTCACATCGCCGTCATCGGCGGCGGCCCCGCCGGCCTGATGGCCGCCCAGGCGGCTGCCGACCAGGGGGCGCAGGTGGAATTGTTCGACGCCATGCCGTCCGTCGGCCGCAAATTCCTGCTGGCAGGGCGCGGCGGCATGAATATCACGCACGCGGAAGGCTACCAGGCCTTCGTCACGCGCTACGCCAGGCAAGCGCACCGGGTGAAACCGGCGCTGGACCAGTTCGGCCCGCAAAAGGTGCGCGACTGGGTGCACGGCTTGGGCGTGGAGACCTTCGTCGGCTCCTCGAACCGCGTCTTCCCGACCGATATGAAGGCCGCGCCTTTGCTGCGCGCCTGGCTGCACCGCCTGCGCGAAGCGGGCGTGCAATTTCACATGCGCCACCGCTGGACGGGCTGGCACGATGGCCAGCTGGCGTTTGCCACGCCGGACGGCGAACGCCTGCGCTCCTTCGACGCCGTGATCCTGGCGCTCGGTGGCGGCAGCTGGGCGCGACTGGGTTCCGACGGCGCCTGGGTGCCGCTGCTGCAGGGGCAGGGCGTGGCCGTGGCAGCGCTGGCGCCGGCCAATTGCGGCTTCGACGTGGACTGGAGCGAACATTTCAGCAGCCGTTACGCGGGCGAGCACCTGGCCACGCTGGCCATCACGGCGCATGACCTCGATGGCTTGACGGTCAAGCGCCAGGGACAGTGCGTCATCACGGCGGGCGGCATCGAAGGCGGCCTGATTTATGCGCTGTCGGCCGCGCTGCGCGAGCAGATCGCGCGTGACGGCCACACCACCATCTGGCTGGACCTGGCGCCCGATCACAGTCATGCACGCGTGTTCGAGGAAGTCACGCGCCCGCGTGGCGCCCGCTCCATGTCCAGCCACCTGCAAAGCCGGCTGGGCATCAAGGGCGTGAAATCGGGCTTGCTGCGAGAATGCCTGGGCGCGGCCGACTTTGCCGACGAAGCCAGGCTGGCTGCCGCCATCAAGCTGCTGCCCGTCACCTTGCAGCGCCCGCGTCCCATCGATGAAGCCATCAGCAGCGCCGGCGGGGTGGCCTTCGACGGCGTCGACGGCAGCATGCTGCGCGCCATGCCGGGCGTGTTTGTTGCCGGTGAAATGCTGGACTGGGAAGCGCCCACGGGGGGCTACCTGCTGACGGCCTGCCTGGCGCAAGGCAAGGCGGCCGGCGAGCAGGCGGTCAGTTGGCTGGAAGGGAATTCTTGA
- a CDS encoding L-serine ammonia-lyase, giving the protein MDMSVFDLFKIGIGPSSSHTVGPMAAARRFLVEYGPLDQVVGVEAALYGSLALTGVGHATDKAVILGLMGETPQDVAPDAVDSKLAAIEAAGEIALLGTHVVPFTAATGLIWHKSESLPEHPNGMRFTLKLADGSRVDKVYYSIGGGFIREAGEAQAEAAVESAASARVVFPFDTMQQLLAHGVESGLSIPEMLRANECVKRSETELNEGLDRIWHVMRDCIAHGLETTGNLPGGLNVKRRAAKLWRLAQEAKASDNRANDLPHDAVHLVSLYAMAVNEENAAGGRVVTAPTNGAAGIIPAVLRYYAQDCRPSDPVGGVRRFMLTAAAIGMLCKRNASISGAEVGCQGEVGVACAMAAAGLVAALGGTNEQIENAAEIGIEHHLGMTCDPIGGLVQIPCIERNGMGAVKAITAASLALKGDGTHFVSLDEVIETMRQTGADMQDKYKETSLGGLAVHVITVNHAAC; this is encoded by the coding sequence ATGGATATGAGCGTATTTGACCTGTTCAAGATCGGCATCGGGCCATCGAGTTCCCACACGGTGGGGCCGATGGCGGCGGCGCGGCGTTTTCTGGTCGAATACGGTCCGCTGGACCAGGTAGTGGGCGTCGAGGCGGCCCTGTATGGCTCGCTGGCGCTGACGGGCGTGGGCCATGCCACGGACAAGGCCGTCATTCTGGGCTTGATGGGCGAAACGCCGCAAGACGTGGCGCCCGATGCGGTCGATAGCAAGCTGGCCGCCATCGAGGCGGCCGGCGAAATCGCGCTGCTGGGCACGCACGTGGTGCCGTTTACGGCCGCCACGGGCCTGATCTGGCACAAGAGCGAATCCTTGCCCGAGCATCCGAACGGCATGCGTTTTACCCTGAAACTGGCCGATGGCAGCCGGGTGGACAAGGTGTATTACTCGATCGGCGGCGGTTTTATCCGCGAGGCGGGCGAGGCGCAGGCCGAAGCGGCGGTGGAATCGGCCGCCAGCGCGCGTGTCGTCTTCCCCTTCGACACCATGCAGCAGTTGCTGGCGCATGGCGTGGAAAGCGGCCTGTCGATCCCGGAAATGCTGCGCGCGAACGAGTGCGTCAAGCGCAGCGAGACGGAACTCAATGAAGGCCTGGACCGCATCTGGCACGTCATGCGCGACTGCATCGCGCACGGCCTGGAAACGACGGGCAACCTGCCGGGTGGTTTGAACGTCAAGCGCCGCGCCGCCAAGTTATGGCGCTTGGCGCAGGAGGCGAAGGCGTCGGACAACCGCGCCAACGACTTGCCGCACGACGCGGTGCATCTGGTCAGCCTGTACGCGATGGCCGTCAACGAAGAAAACGCGGCCGGCGGCCGTGTGGTGACGGCGCCAACCAACGGCGCCGCCGGTATCATCCCGGCCGTGCTGCGCTACTATGCGCAGGATTGCCGCCCCAGCGATCCTGTCGGCGGCGTGCGCCGCTTCATGCTGACGGCAGCGGCCATCGGCATGCTGTGCAAACGCAATGCCTCGATCTCGGGCGCCGAAGTGGGCTGCCAGGGCGAAGTGGGCGTGGCCTGCGCCATGGCGGCGGCCGGCCTGGTGGCGGCCCTGGGCGGCACGAATGAACAGATCGAAAACGCGGCCGAAATCGGCATCGAGCACCACCTGGGCATGACCTGCGACCCCATTGGCGGCCTGGTGCAGATTCCCTGCATCGAGCGCAATGGCATGGGCGCCGTAAAAGCCATCACGGCCGCCTCGCTGGCGCTGAAGGGCGACGGCACGCACTTCGTCAGCCTCGACGAAGTCATTGAAACCATGCGCCAGACGGGCGCGGACATGCAGGACAAGTACAAGGAAACCTCGCTGGGCGGGCTGGCAGTTCACGTGATTACGGTGAACCACGCCGCTTGCTGA
- the hpnE gene encoding hydroxysqualene dehydroxylase HpnE codes for MKQRYAVIGAGWAGCAAAMELARAGHAVTVFEAARTLGGRARRVERESTVLDNGQHILLGAYTETLRLIKLAGQDPSELILTLPLQMRYPAGTEGMDFIAPRLPAPLHLAWALLRAKGLQRADKLALMRFSTAMRTMGWQLYNDCSVTELLQRFDQTDRLNRLMWHPLCLAALNTPPERASARVFLNVLRDSLGASRRRASDMLIPKANLSALLPEAAARYVEQHGGAVRTGAKVSALHALPDGRWRLDDGVDDGESFDGVIVATSSVQAASLLQDLHDARLADVISRMQAFTPEAISTCYLQYDASVRLDLPFYALVDAPEQQHWGQFVFDRGQLDASQAGLLAVVISASGPAAEQGHGPLAQAIAAQLVQVLQRPELAQPVWTQLITEKRATFACTPDLLRPDNSSGVPGLLLAGDYTANADRKQDYPATIEAAVRSGVAAARMLNTGKASQQT; via the coding sequence GTGAAGCAACGCTACGCCGTGATCGGCGCCGGCTGGGCGGGCTGCGCGGCGGCCATGGAACTGGCGCGCGCCGGCCATGCCGTCACCGTCTTCGAGGCGGCGCGCACCCTGGGCGGGCGCGCGCGCCGCGTCGAACGGGAAAGTACTGTACTCGACAACGGCCAGCATATCTTGCTGGGCGCCTACACGGAAACCTTGCGCCTGATCAAGCTCGCGGGCCAAGACCCCAGCGAACTGATCCTCACCCTGCCCCTGCAGATGCGCTACCCGGCCGGCACCGAAGGCATGGATTTCATCGCGCCGCGCCTGCCCGCGCCGTTGCACCTGGCGTGGGCCCTGCTGCGCGCCAAAGGTTTGCAGCGCGCCGACAAGCTGGCCCTGATGCGCTTTTCCACCGCCATGCGGACGATGGGCTGGCAGTTGTACAACGATTGCTCGGTGACCGAGTTGCTGCAGCGCTTCGACCAGACGGATCGTTTGAACCGGCTGATGTGGCACCCGCTGTGCCTGGCGGCGCTGAATACCCCGCCCGAGCGGGCCTCGGCCCGCGTCTTCCTCAACGTGCTGCGCGACAGCCTGGGGGCGAGCCGCCGGCGCGCCTCCGACATGCTGATCCCGAAGGCGAACCTGAGCGCCCTGTTGCCCGAGGCGGCTGCCCGCTATGTGGAACAGCATGGCGGCGCAGTGCGCACGGGCGCCAAGGTGTCTGCCTTGCACGCCTTGCCCGATGGCCGTTGGAGACTCGATGACGGCGTCGATGACGGGGAAAGCTTTGATGGCGTGATCGTCGCCACCTCATCCGTGCAGGCCGCCAGCCTGCTGCAAGACTTGCACGACGCACGCCTCGCCGACGTCATCAGTCGTATGCAGGCGTTCACGCCGGAAGCCATCAGCACCTGCTACCTGCAGTACGACGCCAGCGTGCGCCTGGACTTGCCATTTTACGCGCTCGTCGATGCGCCGGAGCAGCAGCACTGGGGCCAGTTCGTCTTCGACCGGGGCCAGCTTGACGCCAGCCAGGCAGGCTTGCTGGCGGTCGTCATCAGCGCCTCCGGCCCTGCCGCCGAGCAAGGCCATGGTCCGCTGGCGCAAGCGATCGCGGCACAACTGGTGCAAGTATTGCAGCGTCCGGAACTGGCGCAGCCCGTCTGGACCCAGTTGATCACGGAAAAGCGCGCCACCTTTGCCTGCACGCCCGATTTATTGCGTCCCGACAACTCCAGCGGCGTGCCGGGCTTGCTGCTGGCGGGCGACTACACGGCCAATGCTGACCGGAAGCAAGACTATCCGGCCACCATCGAGGCGGCCGTGCGCAGCGGCGTGGCGGCGGCCAGGATGCTGAACACGGGCAAGGCGTCACAACAGACTTGA
- a CDS encoding DUF1700 domain-containing protein has product MMNKQDYLDALRRALAGLPPDLVAKTLDYYEQTFIEGAAAGRSEHEIAEDLGEPKKIALTLRSSTHRQAFEQKKTPVNLLRLLVSLVGLAIFNLFMVVPAAVYAALLATLYAVGLSFYLAGIAITASGLSGANELVLDGPLRHVFIHDDDGGEGGERRETRITIGDTGIEIDHVPGPLQREPAEPQGPGVSSRMMERAEALAGGGIRISTDMDRDARTTQTVFGVGMLLGGIAIFLLSLVVTRYTLIGIKRYIAMNVSLLKGH; this is encoded by the coding sequence ATGATGAACAAACAAGATTATCTGGACGCGCTGCGGCGCGCGCTGGCAGGCTTGCCACCGGACCTGGTGGCCAAGACGCTCGATTATTACGAACAGACCTTCATCGAAGGCGCTGCGGCCGGCCGCAGCGAGCACGAAATCGCCGAGGACCTGGGCGAGCCGAAAAAAATCGCCCTCACCTTGCGCAGCAGCACGCACCGCCAGGCCTTCGAACAGAAGAAAACCCCCGTCAACCTGCTGCGCCTGCTCGTCTCGCTGGTGGGCCTGGCCATCTTTAACCTGTTCATGGTCGTGCCTGCCGCCGTCTACGCGGCCCTGCTGGCTACCCTGTATGCCGTCGGCCTGAGTTTTTACCTGGCCGGCATCGCCATCACGGCCAGCGGCTTGTCCGGCGCCAACGAACTGGTGCTCGATGGCCCGCTGCGCCACGTCTTCATCCATGACGATGACGGCGGCGAAGGCGGCGAGCGGCGCGAAACGCGCATCACCATCGGCGACACGGGCATCGAAATCGACCACGTGCCCGGCCCCTTGCAGCGTGAACCAGCCGAACCCCAGGGGCCGGGCGTTTCATCGCGCATGATGGAGCGGGCCGAAGCGCTGGCCGGCGGCGGCATCCGCATCTCCACCGACATGGACCGCGATGCGCGCACCACGCAAACCGTCTTCGGCGTGGGCATGCTACTCGGCGGTATCGCCATCTTCCTGCTCAGTCTGGTGGTCACGCGCTATACCTTGATCGGTATCAAACGCTACATCGCCATGAATGTCTCCCTGCTCAAAGGTCACTAG
- the thrC gene encoding threonine synthase has protein sequence MHYVSTRADKAPSQSQQASLQQFSDILLGGLAPDGGLYLPEHYPQVTGAELNAWRTLSYADLAFEILKKFATDIPAADLKALTAKTYTKAVYKNARAGENAADITPLRVLEENLVKGGSTTLMLQALSNGPTLAFKDMAMQLLGNLFEYTLAKTGAELNIFGATSGDTGSAAEYAMRGKKGIRVFMLSPHKKMSAFQTAQMFSLQDPNIVNIAVEGVFDDCQDMVKAVSNDLPFKAKQKIGTVNSINWARVVAQVVYYFRGYLAATTSNEQKVSFTVPSGNFGNICAGHIARMMGLPISKLVAATNENDVLDEFFRTGVYRVRKSAETYHTSSPSMDISKASNFERFVYDLVGRDSERVRALFTKVETHGGFDLSGKPGSDGDEFKLVAKYGFKSGKSTHQDRLDTIRDVADDYGITIDTHTADGIKVAREHLEPNVPMIVLETALAAKFNETILEALGVDAERPAGFENIEDLPQKFVVMDADVEKMKAYIAANTGL, from the coding sequence ATGCATTACGTGTCTACCCGCGCTGATAAAGCGCCATCGCAATCGCAACAAGCATCTTTGCAGCAATTCTCCGACATCCTCCTGGGCGGCCTGGCCCCCGATGGCGGACTGTATCTTCCAGAACACTACCCGCAAGTCACTGGTGCCGAGCTCAACGCCTGGCGCACATTGTCGTATGCCGACCTGGCATTCGAAATCCTGAAGAAGTTCGCCACCGATATCCCGGCCGCGGACCTGAAGGCACTGACGGCGAAAACCTATACCAAGGCAGTCTACAAGAACGCCCGTGCCGGCGAAAACGCGGCCGACATCACGCCGCTGCGCGTGCTCGAAGAAAACCTCGTCAAGGGCGGATCGACCACCCTGATGCTGCAAGCGCTGTCGAACGGCCCGACCCTGGCCTTCAAGGACATGGCCATGCAGCTGCTGGGCAACCTGTTCGAATACACCCTGGCCAAGACGGGCGCCGAACTCAATATCTTCGGCGCCACCTCGGGCGACACGGGCAGCGCGGCCGAATACGCGATGCGCGGCAAGAAGGGCATCCGCGTCTTCATGCTGTCGCCGCACAAGAAAATGAGCGCCTTCCAGACGGCGCAGATGTTCAGCCTGCAAGACCCGAACATTGTTAACATCGCCGTCGAAGGCGTGTTCGACGACTGCCAGGATATGGTGAAAGCCGTGTCGAACGACTTGCCGTTCAAGGCGAAGCAGAAGATTGGCACCGTCAATTCCATCAACTGGGCGCGTGTCGTGGCGCAGGTGGTGTACTACTTCCGCGGCTACCTGGCGGCGACCACCAGCAATGAGCAAAAAGTGTCGTTCACGGTGCCGTCTGGCAACTTTGGCAATATCTGCGCCGGCCATATCGCCCGCATGATGGGCTTGCCGATCTCGAAACTGGTGGCGGCCACGAATGAAAATGACGTGCTCGACGAATTCTTCCGCACGGGCGTCTACCGCGTGCGCAAGTCCGCCGAGACCTATCATACGAGCAGCCCGTCGATGGATATTTCGAAAGCGTCGAACTTCGAGCGCTTCGTGTACGACCTGGTGGGCCGCGACAGCGAGCGCGTGCGCGCACTGTTCACGAAAGTGGAAACGCACGGCGGCTTCGACCTGTCCGGCAAGCCTGGCAGCGATGGCGACGAATTCAAGCTGGTGGCCAAATACGGCTTCAAGTCGGGCAAGTCCACGCACCAGGACCGCCTCGACACCATCCGCGACGTGGCCGATGACTACGGCATCACCATCGACACGCATACGGCCGACGGCATCAAGGTGGCGCGCGAGCACCTGGAACCGAATGTGCCGATGATCGTGCTGGAAACGGCGCTGGCTGCCAAGTTCAACGAAACCATCCTGGAAGCGCTGGGCGTGGACGCCGAGCGCCCGGCCGGCTTCGAGAACATCGAAGACTTGCCGCAAAAGTTCGTCGTGATGGATGCCGACGTCGAGAAAATGAAGGCGTACATCGCCGCCAATACGGGCTTGTGA
- the hpnD gene encoding presqualene diphosphate synthase HpnD: protein MSPDEYCQQKAAQSGSSFYYSFLFLPAERRKAITALYAFCREVDDTVDDCTDEAVARTKLVWWRKEVKAMYEGIPTHPVMRALEPHLAVYKLEEKHLQAIIDGMEMDLNQTRYLDYQAMSRYCWHVASVVGILSASIFGATRPETLLYAEKLGHAFQLTNIIRDVGEDARKGRIYLPISELQQFNVTAADLLNARHSENFENLMRFQVARAQKAYDEAFALLPAEDRRAQRPGLIMAAIYRTVLNEVERDGYHVLNQRISLTPIRKLWLAWKTWVRG, encoded by the coding sequence ATGTCTCCCGACGAATACTGCCAACAAAAGGCCGCCCAGAGCGGCTCCAGCTTCTACTACAGCTTCCTGTTCCTGCCGGCCGAACGCCGCAAGGCCATCACCGCCCTGTACGCCTTCTGCCGCGAAGTCGATGACACGGTCGATGACTGCACGGACGAAGCCGTGGCACGCACCAAGCTGGTCTGGTGGCGCAAGGAAGTCAAGGCCATGTACGAGGGCATCCCCACGCATCCCGTGATGCGCGCGCTGGAGCCGCACCTGGCCGTGTATAAATTGGAAGAAAAGCATTTGCAGGCCATCATCGACGGCATGGAAATGGACTTGAACCAGACCCGCTACCTCGATTACCAGGCCATGAGCCGCTATTGCTGGCATGTGGCCAGCGTGGTGGGCATCTTGTCGGCCAGCATCTTCGGCGCGACCCGCCCGGAAACGCTGCTCTACGCGGAAAAACTGGGCCATGCCTTCCAGCTGACCAATATCATCCGCGACGTGGGCGAAGATGCGCGCAAGGGGCGCATCTACCTGCCGATCAGCGAATTGCAGCAGTTCAATGTGACGGCGGCCGATTTGCTGAACGCGCGCCACAGTGAGAACTTTGAAAACCTCATGCGCTTCCAGGTGGCGCGCGCGCAAAAGGCGTATGACGAAGCGTTCGCCCTGCTGCCGGCGGAAGACCGCCGCGCCCAGCGCCCAGGCCTGATCATGGCCGCCATCTACCGCACCGTGCTCAACGAAGTCGAGCGCGATGGCTATCACGTACTGAACCAGCGCATCTCGCTCACGCCGATCCGCAAACTGTGGCTGGCCTGGAAGACCTGGGTTCGTGGCTGA